A section of the Candidatus Omnitrophota bacterium genome encodes:
- a CDS encoding glycosyl hydrolase family 65 protein, with product MAKRTGNKTVKDFYSDFTKDELWLIEENKWVRSLQNIKESWFSLGNGYLGTKGILEEISYDASPGTYIAGIYDKMGSQVDEMVNLPNPINFRFTIEGEKLDIVAADVLEHKRTLNMKKALLVRRTLYEDTKKRRYDYQSLRFISGHNKNIGVMQITVTPVDGSCSMDINSGIDTSVSNARILSEGRKKHFRIRELGQAHDAGYLTIETLEKKHAITYWSGFYYEINGKKTFAKDNIFRLKIKKGQTVVFTKIFYIKHFPCREDRSFHKKEALKVFRKAFRAKFSTLLADHIKAWEKLWKKTDVLIEGTKNLQENLRFNIYHMLICLHYDRGFSSIGARTLSGEGYRGHIFWDTEIFLMPFFLFTFPRAAQNILLYRYKRLDQSRKLAQSEGFKGAKFAWESADTGTEETPEWAKDFDRTVIKIHTHRQEHHVTADIAYAVYKYYLVTGDEQFMRKYGYQIIFETARFWASRVEFNKRKRKYEINHVIGPDEFHKDVNNNAFTNMMAKWNLLVAYNLFFQLKKKASLNKALKTKFNLKEKEAGNWKKTAANIGININRKKVIEQFDGYFKLKNIVLKSTDENGIPLIPSRLKAKDLGKTNLVKQADVLMLLCLLSDRYSLKTKIANYNFYISKTVHKSSLSPSIHSLFACEVGDLSRAYNLFKLSLRADISNIYGNTKEGIHAACLGGTWQAVVFGFSGVRIKREEMLINPRLPRAWKKVSFSLLWKGSLIKFGLTNDTIKVKVNSRQKKKIQLGIFNKIIGVKTNKTRIFKRRVIEAKREEFY from the coding sequence ATGGCTAAGCGGACAGGAAATAAGACTGTGAAAGATTTTTATTCTGATTTTACCAAAGACGAGCTTTGGCTTATAGAAGAAAACAAATGGGTTAGAAGCCTTCAAAATATAAAGGAGTCCTGGTTTAGCTTGGGCAACGGGTATTTAGGGACAAAGGGAATATTGGAGGAAATATCTTATGACGCCAGCCCGGGTACCTATATTGCCGGTATTTACGATAAGATGGGGTCTCAGGTTGATGAGATGGTAAACCTGCCTAACCCGATTAACTTTAGGTTCACCATTGAAGGGGAAAAATTAGATATAGTCGCGGCTGATGTTCTCGAACATAAGAGGACATTAAATATGAAAAAGGCATTGCTGGTCAGGCGGACTTTATATGAAGACACAAAGAAAAGGCGTTATGATTACCAGTCGTTAAGGTTTATTTCCGGCCACAATAAAAATATCGGGGTGATGCAGATTACGGTTACCCCTGTTGACGGATCCTGTTCAATGGATATAAATAGCGGGATAGATACATCTGTTTCCAATGCGCGGATTCTTAGCGAAGGCAGAAAAAAGCATTTTCGGATCAGAGAATTGGGCCAAGCCCATGATGCCGGGTATCTCACGATCGAAACCTTAGAGAAAAAACACGCCATAACATACTGGAGCGGGTTTTACTATGAGATTAACGGAAAAAAGACATTTGCCAAGGACAACATTTTTCGGCTTAAAATTAAAAAAGGACAGACGGTTGTGTTTACCAAGATATTTTATATAAAGCACTTTCCCTGCCGGGAAGATCGCAGTTTCCACAAAAAGGAGGCATTAAAAGTATTCCGTAAGGCATTCCGAGCTAAATTCTCCACTCTTCTGGCAGATCACATAAAGGCATGGGAAAAGCTTTGGAAAAAAACCGATGTCTTGATTGAGGGGACAAAAAACTTACAGGAAAACCTGCGTTTTAATATTTATCATATGCTTATTTGTCTTCATTATGACAGGGGCTTTTCCAGCATAGGGGCAAGGACATTAAGCGGAGAAGGTTACCGGGGCCATATCTTTTGGGATACAGAAATTTTCCTGATGCCTTTTTTTCTTTTTACGTTTCCCCGGGCTGCCCAAAACATACTTCTTTACAGATACAAAAGGCTGGACCAATCAAGGAAGCTTGCCCAGAGCGAGGGATTTAAAGGGGCAAAATTTGCCTGGGAATCAGCAGATACGGGGACAGAGGAAACACCGGAGTGGGCAAAAGATTTTGACCGGACAGTGATAAAGATCCATACCCATCGGCAGGAACATCATGTGACCGCTGATATTGCCTACGCTGTTTATAAATATTACCTTGTAACCGGCGATGAGCAATTTATGCGGAAATACGGCTATCAAATTATTTTTGAGACAGCGCGCTTCTGGGCATCAAGGGTTGAGTTCAATAAAAGAAAAAGGAAATACGAGATTAACCACGTTATCGGACCTGACGAGTTTCATAAAGACGTAAATAATAACGCTTTTACTAACATGATGGCCAAATGGAATTTGCTTGTCGCTTATAATTTATTTTTTCAGCTCAAGAAAAAAGCATCATTAAACAAGGCCTTAAAGACAAAATTTAATTTAAAAGAAAAAGAAGCCGGGAACTGGAAGAAAACCGCCGCTAATATAGGAATTAATATTAACAGGAAAAAAGTTATTGAGCAATTCGATGGATATTTCAAATTAAAAAATATTGTTTTAAAAAGTACCGATGAAAACGGGATACCGCTTATTCCTTCGAGACTAAAAGCCAAAGACCTGGGTAAGACCAACCTGGTAAAACAGGCTGATGTTTTAATGCTTCTTTGCCTTTTGAGTGATAGATATAGCTTAAAGACAAAAATTGCTAATTATAATTTTTATATTTCAAAAACAGTTCATAAATCTTCCTTAAGCCCTTCGATTCACTCCTTGTTTGCCTGTGAAGTCGGGGATTTAAGCAGGGCTTATAATCTTTTTAAACTGAGCTTGCGCGCCGATATTAGTAATATCTACGGGAATACCAAGGAGGGAATTCACGCTGCTTGTTTAGGAGGGACGTGGCAGGCAGTTGTTTTTGGATTTTCTGGAGTCAGGATTAAGAGAGAAGAAATGCTGATTAACCCCCGCCTGCCCCGGGCATGGAAGAAGGTGTCTTTTTCTCTGCTCTGGAAAGGCAGTCTTATTAAATTTGGATTAACCAATGATACGATCAAGGTCAAAGTCAATTCCCGGCAGAAAAAAAAGATCCAATTAGGCATTTTTAATAAAATAATAGGGGTAAAAACGAATAAAACCCGGATATTCAAAAGACGGGTCATCGAGGCAAAAAGAGAGGAGTTTTATTAA
- a CDS encoding tetratricopeptide repeat protein → MKRLGVTILLTALVLITGAGLLLAGDTEDQARKELISEHYEHGLACYRQKDYFQAKVEFDKVLVLDPGHKKAKRYSGLALKKAEQYIGRAVEPKTQLSGYLYELGKGYYLLGQYQEAVQKFKQVLLVNPSHEGAQVYLGQIKGQKSLEEIVNKEIAVRQQTKLGVRRRGVGTKDSRQIEKKTEIKVKQDKKAEKGPEKLAKKKAKQEAKEAKKSEKLAKKKA, encoded by the coding sequence ATGAAGCGGTTGGGAGTAACAATTCTGTTGACAGCTCTGGTGTTAATAACAGGGGCAGGGTTGCTTTTGGCCGGAGATACAGAGGATCAGGCCAGGAAAGAATTAATAAGTGAGCATTATGAACATGGTCTGGCCTGCTATCGCCAGAAGGATTATTTTCAGGCCAAGGTAGAATTTGATAAAGTCCTGGTTTTAGACCCTGGGCATAAAAAGGCAAAGAGGTATTCCGGGTTAGCATTAAAAAAAGCAGAGCAATATATCGGCAGAGCCGTTGAGCCAAAGACGCAACTCTCGGGGTATCTTTACGAGCTAGGGAAAGGTTATTACCTTCTCGGCCAGTATCAAGAAGCTGTTCAGAAGTTTAAACAGGTATTGCTGGTAAACCCTTCTCACGAAGGAGCGCAGGTTTATTTAGGACAGATTAAAGGTCAAAAGTCTTTAGAGGAGATAGTTAACAAAGAAATAGCGGTTAGGCAACAGACTAAATTAGGGGTTCGACGCAGGGGAGTTGGAACCAAGGACAGTCGCCAGATTGAAAAGAAGACAGAGATAAAAGTAAAGCAGGACAAAAAGGCAGAGAAAGGGCCCGAAAAGCTGGCGAAGAAGAAAGCCAAGCAAGAGGCAAAAGAAGCGAAGAAATCGGAAAAGCTGGCGAAGAAGAAAGCCA
- the clpP gene encoding ATP-dependent Clp endopeptidase proteolytic subunit ClpP, giving the protein MFDQALVPIVIEKTARGERAYDIYSRLLRDRIVFIGSILNDVIANLVIAQILFLQMEDPDKDINIYINSPGGAVTAGLAVYDTLQYVKCEINTFCIGQAASMGAILMAAGTKGKRYTLPHSRIMIHQPWGGVQGAAADISIQAKEILTLRDKIYGILVNHTGQDIKRIKSDCDRDYFMSAQEAKEYGLVDEVIKSMKEVQKNK; this is encoded by the coding sequence ATGTTTGATCAGGCATTGGTTCCAATAGTGATAGAAAAAACAGCCCGGGGAGAAAGGGCCTATGATATTTATTCTCGGCTGCTTAGGGACAGAATCGTGTTTATCGGCAGCATCCTTAATGACGTCATTGCCAATCTGGTAATTGCCCAGATATTATTTCTGCAGATGGAAGATCCGGATAAAGACATCAATATTTACATTAATTCTCCGGGCGGAGCAGTTACCGCGGGATTGGCTGTTTACGATACATTGCAATATGTGAAGTGCGAGATTAATACTTTCTGTATTGGCCAGGCTGCCAGTATGGGCGCGATACTTATGGCTGCAGGCACAAAGGGCAAGCGTTATACTCTGCCGCATTCCAGAATAATGATTCACCAACCCTGGGGCGGTGTTCAGGGAGCGGCAGCGGATATCAGTATTCAGGCAAAGGAAATATTGACTTTGCGCGATAAAATTTATGGAATATTAGTGAATCATACCGGCCAGGATATTAAACGGATAAAAAGTGATTGCGACCGTGACTATTTTATGTCCGCCCAGGAAGCCAAGGAATACGGCTTGGTGGACGAGGTGATTAAATCGATGAAGGAAGTGCAAAAAAATAAATAG
- a CDS encoding BatD family protein, with protein MARKTIVLLLLLMASGSYVFASDIQFEITVDRKTVSLGKSLQLNLLFHGTQSVSAPDIGEIEGFQMRYLGPSTRMSIVNGRVSSSITHSYTLIPLKTGKLEIGPLSVVLDGKTFTSQTLTIEAVSGPSPPAGGAQESAAGQETISEEQLKDRIFLTIEAEKSNLFVNESIPLSIKLYINRLGVRDIQYPKFGHEGFSIKEFGQPERYRRTIGGIVYNVIEFNANMFAVRPGELSLGPARVDCNLVVRKQRRQRRSPFDGDFFGSDIFNDFFGRYETYPFQVASPALTINVQPLPLKGKPPGFKEAVGDFRFEAEVLPKELKAGDPITVTMTVSGAGNFDTVTNPVLGSKEGFKIYEPQAKQNQSTKVFEQVLIPQSEAITEIPKINFSFFNPQTKEYRSLTQGPFPISVAKPEGGELKIVEIPQAVAKTAKEELLGRDIVYIKESPGKLKRIGRYRYQRVGFWICRLVTLIIFIGLVTFHKHQEKLKTDERYARRLQAPAKARKGISEAQRFLGQEKSGEFFDCVHKTLIGYLADKLHLPAGGITIDAVREILENKKIDGEILDKLTNIFSACDMARYAPLEFGKFKIETVFNDMRKVIDFLERKKV; from the coding sequence ATGGCAAGAAAAACCATTGTTTTATTATTGCTGTTGATGGCGAGCGGCAGTTATGTTTTTGCCTCCGATATACAGTTTGAAATAACCGTAGATCGTAAAACAGTTTCCCTGGGAAAGAGTCTGCAGCTTAACCTGTTATTTCATGGAACACAAAGCGTCTCTGCTCCGGATATTGGCGAAATTGAAGGTTTTCAGATGCGGTATCTTGGCCCTTCGACAAGGATGTCTATTGTCAATGGCCGGGTTTCTTCTTCCATAACGCATAGTTACACATTAATACCGCTTAAGACAGGAAAACTTGAGATTGGTCCTTTGTCGGTGGTTCTTGACGGAAAGACTTTTACTTCGCAAACGTTAACCATCGAGGCCGTATCCGGTCCATCACCGCCGGCAGGAGGAGCTCAAGAATCTGCTGCCGGCCAGGAAACAATCTCAGAGGAACAGTTAAAAGACAGGATTTTTCTTACCATTGAAGCAGAAAAGTCAAATCTCTTTGTGAACGAATCTATCCCCTTATCTATAAAGCTATATATAAACCGCCTGGGAGTAAGGGATATTCAATATCCAAAATTTGGACACGAAGGTTTCTCGATAAAGGAATTTGGGCAGCCTGAACGGTACCGCCGGACCATCGGCGGCATTGTTTACAATGTTATTGAATTTAATGCCAATATGTTTGCAGTTAGGCCCGGGGAATTGTCCTTAGGCCCGGCACGGGTTGATTGTAATCTTGTAGTCCGCAAACAGCGACGACAGAGACGTTCGCCTTTCGATGGCGATTTCTTTGGCAGCGATATATTTAATGATTTTTTTGGCCGCTACGAAACCTATCCGTTTCAGGTTGCATCGCCGGCTTTAACAATTAACGTTCAGCCATTGCCTCTTAAGGGCAAACCGCCCGGTTTTAAAGAAGCGGTTGGCGATTTCCGCTTTGAAGCCGAAGTTTTACCGAAAGAACTAAAAGCCGGAGACCCAATTACGGTAACGATGACTGTAAGCGGGGCAGGAAATTTTGATACCGTAACCAATCCTGTTTTGGGCTCAAAAGAAGGATTTAAAATTTATGAACCGCAGGCAAAACAAAATCAAAGCACTAAAGTTTTCGAACAGGTGCTTATTCCCCAATCCGAAGCCATTACGGAAATTCCTAAAATTAACTTTAGCTTTTTTAATCCTCAAACAAAAGAATACCGTTCGCTTACACAAGGTCCTTTCCCAATTTCTGTAGCCAAACCAGAAGGCGGCGAATTAAAAATTGTAGAAATACCCCAAGCCGTTGCCAAAACAGCTAAAGAGGAACTTCTGGGCAGAGACATTGTTTATATTAAGGAATCGCCGGGTAAACTAAAACGGATAGGCCGATATCGTTATCAAAGGGTAGGTTTTTGGATTTGCCGTTTAGTCACGTTGATTATATTTATCGGCCTTGTAACTTTTCACAAACATCAGGAGAAACTTAAAACCGATGAGCGATATGCAAGACGTCTGCAAGCGCCGGCGAAAGCCAGAAAAGGAATTTCAGAGGCGCAAAGGTTCTTAGGGCAGGAAAAAAGTGGGGAATTTTTCGATTGTGTCCATAAAACCTTAATAGGATACCTGGCAGACAAGCTTCACCTGCCTGCCGGCGGCATAACTATTGATGCGGTCAGGGAAATATTAGAAAACAAGAAGATAGATGGCGAAATTTTGGACAAATTAACCAATATCTTTAGCGCTTGCGATATGGCCAGGTATGCGCCTTTAGAATTTGGTAAGTTTAAAATAGAGACCGTCTTTAATGACATGCGTAAAGTTATTGATTTTCTGGAAAGGAAGAAGGTTTAG
- a CDS encoding tetratricopeptide repeat protein, giving the protein MAGKGFQGIKSVFLLFSCISAGSIFMLTCDVCLADTLSQARAKFYHANTCYSEAEYDKAIKAYEEALSSGFESGNLYYNLGNSHFKKGEFGKAILNYQKAMRLIPRDSDLKSNYKYAKSLIKGNVVEAKTQSCGIVFDRIFSLFTIDGLAFSLAVIFTGILLIILLTVYISSIRKYRIGALSVLIIIFTLFFMALFEKASAVGKEAIIIIQKADAKFEPFDSATAHFTLYEGAKVAIVSPKDSWCKIERSDKKTGWVKKSDLEIF; this is encoded by the coding sequence ATGGCAGGTAAAGGTTTTCAGGGCATTAAGAGCGTTTTTTTGTTGTTTTCTTGCATATCGGCAGGCAGTATTTTTATGTTGACTTGTGATGTTTGTCTGGCGGATACGCTTTCACAAGCAAGAGCCAAATTTTATCATGCAAATACCTGCTATTCTGAGGCAGAGTATGATAAAGCAATTAAGGCATATGAAGAAGCACTAAGTTCGGGATTTGAGAGCGGTAATCTTTATTATAATTTAGGAAACAGTCATTTTAAGAAAGGTGAATTCGGCAAGGCAATTCTCAATTATCAAAAGGCAATGCGGCTTATACCTAGAGACAGCGATTTAAAATCGAATTATAAATATGCTAAGTCATTGATAAAAGGGAATGTTGTTGAGGCTAAAACGCAATCCTGCGGAATTGTTTTCGATAGGATATTTTCCTTGTTTACCATTGACGGGCTGGCCTTTTCTTTGGCGGTAATATTTACGGGAATTTTGTTGATTATCTTGCTGACTGTGTATATTTCTTCTATCAGGAAATACAGGATTGGTGCATTATCGGTTTTAATCATTATTTTTACTCTATTTTTTATGGCGCTATTTGAAAAAGCCTCGGCGGTAGGTAAAGAAGCAATAATAATTATTCAAAAAGCAGATGCTAAATTTGAGCCGTTTGACTCAGCGACAGCTCATTTTACCCTTTATGAAGGTGCCAAAGTTGCCATAGTTTCGCCCAAAGATTCCTGGTGCAAAATTGAGCGTTCCGATAAAAAGACAGGATGGGTTAAAAAATCAGATTTAGAGATCTTTTAA
- a CDS encoding glycosyltransferase family 4 protein: MRKKGLNIAHLHWGFPPIIGGVETHLTILLPTLAGMGHQVSLLTSSFEGEKGRDTYKAVAIFREPIMDLNWLFKRGTTGLLEEVKGVFEKFIDQTKPDCIHAHNMHYFSKVHARTIQDISLRKGIPLILTAHNVWDDNLFLDLTKNIRWTHLIAVSHFIKREIIGTGYHHRNITVIHHGVDQQIYSPKINPRFILKKYPVLRGKKVIFHPARMGLAKGCDVSIKALRIIKKRFPDAMLVLAGTKNIIDWSQTQQKDIAYMINLVKFLGLKDNVLIDAFPLKDMPKIYAASSVCIYPSSVSEPFGLTMLEAISSSKPMVVTEAGGMPEIIRDGVNGFIIPVKDFESLASRVIQLLANSELRQRLGYTGRQMVEQQFTKEIVTENTLRLYKRFCS; the protein is encoded by the coding sequence ATGAGGAAAAAGGGATTGAACATTGCACACTTGCACTGGGGCTTTCCCCCGATCATTGGAGGAGTGGAGACGCATTTGACGATACTATTGCCTACACTGGCCGGGATGGGCCATCAGGTCAGCCTTCTTACAAGTTCGTTTGAAGGGGAAAAGGGAAGGGATACCTATAAGGCAGTGGCAATATTTCGTGAACCGATCATGGATCTAAACTGGCTTTTTAAAAGGGGCACGACCGGCTTGCTGGAAGAAGTAAAAGGAGTATTCGAGAAATTTATTGATCAGACAAAGCCCGATTGCATTCATGCTCACAACATGCATTATTTTAGCAAGGTGCATGCCCGGACAATTCAAGACATATCTCTCAGGAAAGGCATACCGCTTATTTTAACGGCGCATAATGTCTGGGACGATAATTTATTTCTGGATTTAACCAAGAATATTAGATGGACCCATCTCATCGCTGTCAGCCATTTTATAAAAAGAGAAATTATCGGGACCGGGTATCACCATAGAAATATAACCGTTATCCACCACGGTGTTGATCAGCAAATTTATTCCCCCAAGATCAATCCGCGGTTTATACTTAAGAAATATCCTGTCTTGCGCGGGAAAAAAGTGATATTTCATCCGGCAAGAATGGGATTGGCCAAGGGTTGTGATGTGAGCATTAAGGCGCTGCGGATAATCAAGAAGAGGTTTCCGGACGCGATGTTGGTGCTTGCCGGGACGAAGAATATTATTGACTGGAGCCAGACCCAGCAGAAGGACATTGCTTATATGATAAACCTGGTTAAGTTTCTCGGGCTGAAGGATAATGTTTTGATTGATGCCTTTCCTCTGAAGGATATGCCCAAGATTTATGCCGCTTCGTCGGTTTGTATTTATCCTTCGAGCGTATCGGAGCCTTTTGGGTTGACGATGCTTGAGGCGATCTCCTCAAGCAAGCCGATGGTGGTTACTGAAGCAGGGGGGATGCCGGAAATTATCAGGGACGGGGTCAACGGATTCATCATCCCGGTCAAGGATTTTGAGTCTTTAGCCTCAAGGGTTATTCAACTTTTGGCCAATAGCGAACTAAGACAGCGGTTGGGATATACCGGCCGGCAGATGGTCGAGCAGCAATTTACCAAGGAAATTGTTACCGAAAACACGCTGAGGCTATATAAGAGATTTTGTTCTTAA
- a CDS encoding beta-phosphoglucomutase family hydrolase, with protein sequence MKLKGAIFDLDGVIVDTVPLHFKAWKRMFSGYGREFTFEDYKNKIDGIPRISGAKAILTGLSEEELRKAGGKKQDYFLELLTQEGIKVYSGTLDLIKQLKQNNIRVGVISSSKNCLPILKKQGIDNLFEVIITGFDIKKGKPDPEVFFSASQKLKLSPEECIVFEDAVLGVEAAKRGNFRCVGIDRYREPARLAKADLVVNDLSEVNLERLKELYNG encoded by the coding sequence ATGAAGCTTAAAGGCGCGATATTTGACCTGGATGGAGTGATTGTTGATACAGTGCCTCTGCACTTTAAGGCCTGGAAGAGGATGTTCTCCGGATACGGCAGGGAGTTTACTTTCGAGGATTATAAAAACAAGATTGATGGTATTCCCCGGATCAGCGGAGCAAAAGCAATACTCACCGGCCTGTCTGAAGAGGAACTGCGAAAAGCAGGGGGAAAAAAACAGGATTATTTTTTGGAACTCCTGACACAAGAGGGAATAAAGGTATATAGCGGAACCCTGGATTTAATAAAACAGTTAAAGCAGAACAATATCAGGGTAGGAGTGATATCTTCCAGCAAGAACTGCCTGCCGATTTTGAAGAAACAGGGAATAGACAATTTATTTGAAGTGATAATTACCGGCTTTGACATAAAGAAGGGGAAGCCCGACCCCGAGGTGTTTTTTTCAGCTTCTCAAAAATTGAAGCTGTCCCCTGAAGAATGTATTGTATTTGAAGATGCTGTGTTGGGAGTAGAAGCGGCTAAGCGGGGTAATTTCAGATGTGTGGGGATTGACCGCTACCGGGAGCCGGCAAGGCTTGCCAAGGCGGATTTAGTAGTTAACGATTTATCCGAGGTGAACTTAGAAAGGTTGAAAGAACTTTACAATGGCTAA
- a CDS encoding trigger factor: MKVNIKELTSCKKLLQIEVAPEVAAARLEEVSKDFKKAVKIPGFRQGKVPRHILEMHYKDQIREEMLKRLIPDSYRQAMKENSLIPMELPEISEVEFKQGSPLLFKAAVEVKPLIKLGSYLGLKIRKRKKEVTDKDLEETLKQLQQASSRARKEQIPVLNDEFARSLGGFKGLDELKAAIKKDLIARAEAQAKVDLENQVIEHLLKISKFSVPECLVRRQAERLVKEAKMQLAYKGIKAEEIEKQEESLRKSLEEKAVRQAKTALILEDISALEKIKANEQEIEQKVVQMAGEAGRQPEELKAWLIKEGLLDNLKGGIKTAKTLSFLIEKANINC; encoded by the coding sequence ATGAAAGTAAATATTAAAGAATTAACTTCCTGTAAGAAATTGCTTCAGATAGAAGTTGCACCTGAAGTGGCAGCTGCTAGGCTTGAGGAAGTATCTAAGGATTTTAAGAAGGCTGTGAAGATTCCGGGTTTTAGACAGGGTAAGGTCCCGCGCCACATCCTGGAGATGCACTATAAAGACCAGATCAGAGAGGAAATGTTAAAAAGGTTAATTCCTGATTCTTACCGGCAGGCGATGAAAGAAAATTCGCTTATTCCGATGGAGCTTCCTGAGATAAGCGAGGTTGAGTTTAAGCAGGGATCTCCGCTTTTATTTAAAGCCGCAGTTGAGGTAAAGCCGCTGATCAAATTAGGGTCTTACCTGGGATTGAAAATCCGGAAAAGAAAAAAAGAGGTGACAGACAAAGATCTTGAGGAAACATTAAAGCAATTGCAGCAGGCAAGCAGCCGTGCAAGAAAAGAACAGATTCCTGTTCTTAATGATGAATTTGCCCGAAGCCTGGGGGGATTTAAAGGACTGGATGAATTAAAAGCAGCGATTAAAAAAGACCTGATTGCCAGAGCCGAGGCTCAAGCCAAGGTTGATCTGGAAAATCAGGTCATAGAGCATTTATTGAAAATCTCTAAGTTTAGCGTTCCGGAATGTCTGGTCAGAAGGCAGGCAGAACGTTTAGTTAAGGAAGCAAAAATGCAGCTTGCTTATAAAGGGATAAAGGCCGAGGAAATAGAAAAGCAGGAGGAAAGTCTGCGGAAGAGTTTGGAAGAAAAAGCTGTTCGCCAGGCAAAAACAGCCCTGATTTTAGAGGATATATCCGCTTTGGAAAAGATAAAGGCCAACGAACAGGAGATAGAGCAAAAAGTCGTCCAGATGGCCGGGGAGGCCGGGCGGCAGCCAGAAGAGCTAAAGGCCTGGCTTATAAAAGAGGGCCTATTGGATAACTTAAAGGGCGGAATAAAAACGGCCAAGACCTTAAGTTTTCTAATAGAAAAAGCAAATATAAACTGTTAA
- a CDS encoding alanine--glyoxylate aminotransferase family protein gives MKKEYLLTPGPTPVPPQAREVMARSIIHHRTPAYRKVFQEVSGLLQTVFKTRNNILTFTSSGTGAMEASVVNLLSKGDKAVVVRGGKFGERFTEICRAYNVEAVNIDVEWGTAVNPELVSKALEADKEISAVFTTLCETSTGVVNDIKAIGKIVKQHKAVLVVDAISGLCADNLETDKWEVDVVVAASQKGLMTPPGLAFVSISPKAWKKAEKAGLPKYYFDFKKAEKGLQKFDSPFTPAISLMLALRQALELIKIEGVDKVLSRHQRLSRATRTAVKSLGLKLLAPESPANTVTAVRVPEEIDGSKLIKLIREKYGVTIAGGQAALKGKIIRIAHLGYINGFDLINGMMALEMALGELGYRFKLGSGLIAAEEILSEPERTG, from the coding sequence ATGAAAAAAGAATATTTGCTTACTCCGGGACCGACACCTGTTCCTCCCCAGGCCCGGGAAGTAATGGCCAGGTCGATTATTCACCACCGCACTCCTGCCTACCGAAAGGTATTTCAAGAGGTCAGCGGGCTTTTGCAAACAGTGTTTAAAACCAGAAACAATATCTTGACGTTTACCTCTTCAGGGACAGGTGCGATGGAAGCATCAGTGGTTAACCTTCTTTCTAAAGGAGATAAGGCGGTTGTGGTAAGGGGCGGTAAGTTCGGCGAGAGATTCACCGAAATATGCCGGGCATATAATGTCGAGGCAGTTAACATTGACGTTGAATGGGGAACGGCGGTTAATCCGGAGCTGGTTAGCAAAGCCCTTGAAGCGGATAAAGAAATATCAGCGGTGTTTACCACTCTTTGTGAAACTTCGACCGGCGTGGTTAACGACATCAAGGCAATAGGAAAGATAGTGAAACAACATAAAGCGGTTTTGGTAGTGGACGCTATCAGCGGATTATGCGCAGATAACCTGGAAACAGATAAGTGGGAGGTGGATGTTGTGGTAGCCGCCTCTCAAAAAGGCCTGATGACTCCTCCAGGTTTGGCTTTTGTCAGCATCAGCCCTAAGGCCTGGAAAAAAGCGGAAAAGGCCGGGCTCCCCAAGTATTATTTTGATTTTAAGAAAGCAGAAAAAGGGTTGCAAAAGTTTGACAGTCCGTTTACGCCGGCTATTTCTTTAATGCTCGCTTTGCGCCAGGCCCTGGAATTAATTAAAATTGAAGGCGTAGATAAAGTGCTGTCCAGGCATCAAAGATTGTCCCGGGCAACCAGGACAGCTGTTAAGTCATTAGGATTAAAGTTGTTGGCGCCGGAGTCTCCTGCTAATACGGTTACAGCGGTTAGAGTACCGGAAGAAATAGACGGCTCAAAGCTAATAAAACTTATCCGTGAAAAATACGGGGTTACTATTGCCGGCGGCCAGGCTGCGCTTAAAGGAAAGATAATCCGCATTGCCCATCTGGGGTATATCAACGGGTTTGATTTAATCAACGGGATGATGGCCTTAGAGATGGCGCTTGGTGAATTAGGGTATAGATTCAAACTGGGGTCTGGTCTGATAGCGGCAGAAGAGATACTTTCGGAGCCAGAAAGAACGGGTTGA